In Solenopsis invicta isolate M01_SB chromosome 9, UNIL_Sinv_3.0, whole genome shotgun sequence, the sequence AGAAATACCTTTGGTCGTGTCGAAAGTGAACGAATTTGTTTGATTCACGGTATATGCAAAAGCATTGTAAAATTCTCCCGGTTCGTTAGGTACACTGAATGTACCTAATGTGCAACCCTCATAAATATATTCATCTTCGGGACAGCACTTTCTGATACAAGCGTTCGTGTCACAGAATTCCATATCTCTGCAGATACGGACTATCAATCTTCGTTTAACTGCAAACTCCGGTGTCATCTCGAGACAAGCGTTATCCTCAGTAACTGGTTCctctttgacattatttttgGACACTGGAATCATTACCTGTtaagttatttgatttatttaatgttgTTTTTATTCTCATCGACATGTCCAGAAGGTAATGTTTCTATTCCAGAAGATATAAATGCTTTTATTGTAGGGATGAAATAAAAAGGATAAAAGGGGAGTCAAGATAATTAACGAAAAAGTGTGCAAAGCGGTAAAAGTCAGTATTCTCATGTTgaaacatttgtaatattgtatatttcaaTTGCTACAGTCTCAAGCTACAACAACAATATCGGAGTCAAAATAAATACGCGTGACTTAGCCGGCTGCTTCGAATCGACTCTCTCGGAAATCGCTTGTATCGCGAAATGGGAAACGTTCGTTTACGATCCTGCACGATGAGTTCGATCAGGACATCTCTGTTTAACATACTGACGATCACAATCTACGGTCTGCGTGAAATGATCGCGTGAATGCGTATATCgcttacattataaattatcttacatagcaatgtatctattttattactgGTATATTACATACAGTCATAACATTGACTGTTGTCAGAATTGTAACAACTGATAATTGTAAGTCCGCATATGTTGCTAAATGGATACCCTCATTACGTGACAACTTTAAGTAACAATTTGTTGGTATTTTTAaaaccattattattattatgctatTGACATGATGATGccacaaaaatttataagattgcAGTACATTCataatactcaaaataataattgatatgcaATAGTTACGaaaattatcttataaatagaagttttaattcctttctcaCCGAATATGTATTGTTCCGTAAGAAGATATCGTTTTCGTTAATTTCATAGTTAACGATCGGCCCTTGGCATTTAGGTGGACCATGAGTGAGTATCACTGCACTTTCTGCGTCACTCGATCTATTTAGCAAAAATGCTCCGAGACTCTGTGTTTCGTTTAACCGGGTCAGACATGTCTTTGTGCGGCTGTCGAATATTGTATCGCCAGAGCAACATTTTCTGGTGTGTAAAAGCTGCGGAAAGGATGCGTCAATTGCTTTCACTTGTTGATTCTTGTTTGATTGGcagtaacaaattatttttatgggtTTCTGTTTCCctctaatgtaaaataattcaagGCAAGCTGGCACCTACAAACAATTTGTTAAGTTGTTAAGCAAGAGCCACTCGCTGTTAACGtcgtttaaataattgttgttaaataacattttactttCGTTATATGATTAGAATGGTATACCAAGTgtggatattattatttttcttttaaatgatataaatggATACATTATACATTAGCGAATAAGAAAAGCATTTAGTGACGTCCCtaagtttctttttatacttctttattattctctttatacTTCTTATATACTTGATTTTTGTCTTGTCAATCATGACATTGCGACTTTaaagttaatgataaaaaaatcaattagatTTCAATTTACCTCTAAGATAGTGTTAGATTCGAAATCGTCGAGTGGCATTGCCACAAGATCCTCAGATTCGTCGCACTGAGGAATTCCTTGGAGCTCTCTCGTAATGTTCCAATAGTGAGAATAAACGTCTATCGCGAATAACGGTACTGATTTACAGTTGGTGAAACTGTTTACATAGATCTGTCCTGGTGGGCAACATTTTGTTAGTTGCCATTCGGATGATGCTCTTATCAAGGATAATACCAGGCCGAGCAAAGCGAACTTTATCATAGACATGGTTGTGTAAAActgtaataatttgtttatttaatacgcAATACATATTTCTCTATTATTATTGCTTATCTAAATTCAACGTCatgtttatacttatttatacttGCGGATTATTATTTCGGCTACTTTGCAGTTACATTTCAAAGCTTCTGCTCTAATTTGTACTTCAAACCTGTTTTTTTTACGtacaattcattttaataaagatataattcaCTTGTCTACAAATAATGCATGCAgccttttttattcttttttgaaAAGAACTTCTTCTAACTTTTTTCGCTGAATTATCATTTTAACAGGTATTTAAACCAAGTCCTTTAATTGCCTAAATTTTAAACTGCCATTCACAGCGATTTGTAAGTTTTATGcacaacaattatattaatgctTTCTTGCACAATTTTATTTCGATTCTTCTTTTATTTGCTATTTTGGGCAGAAATAGTTGCTATCTGTTTAATAATAACTTCAATCATTATGTTTTTATCGTTCTGAGCAGAAATATATGTTTGTAccattttaaattgaattatacaATACTTgatgtcaaattatttttatgtaatagatgattattaaaatgttaaaaccaaataaacatttaccttcaatatttctttttttttctaaataaaaagattatattcttatgtaattataaattataacgtttttataaattgaatttttatatacatctcTCTATCTAAAATTACTTAGTttctttatcaacaaaaaaagtgagataaaaatctatttaacgtatcgcagtaaaaaataacacatacgtaatcaattaaattacttgTTCGAAAAATTGCAATCCTCACTCACAATCAGTTCTCTCTTTATTCACTAATTTTCTTGTCTTCCTGAAGTGATGTTACATTGCAGCGAGTTAATTGCGCATGCAGTCGAATActcattttctttatatatgtcTCTGTAAATAATCTAGTTGTTCCATTACTTTTATCACATTGCCTCGTCTGAGAATACGTtgctttaatataattattctttcacattcatttttattatttacacgtgtttCTTGATGTGACATGGCCGAATAGATTAGCGCAAAAAAGTGAATTGAGAGCTCTGTTAGTGTGTGTTTGGGGAGACACTATTAGCGTTATTTGAATCAGTCTATCCTTGTTACAtctaattaatgataatagtagaaaatacaaataacgCTAGTAGCGGTATCTCCAAACGCATCCTTTATTTTATCGCCTCAACATAACACCAactgatttttgaaaatttgttccTCCTCCACACCTCCATTTtacggaattaaaaaaaattgcttagaattatgtaattataagctatatataagttttcaagtgttgcaaaattttcatcttgtaaatcgaaatttaatttatttagtaggaagttgaataaatattcatttaatcccttccataactgaaaagtaaagaaattaataaaattttagggcaaaattaagaattatttaaaaaagctcTTATAATCGATatagtttcaatttttaaatccattttttcacTTCTAAACAGCTGTTAAATTATTAAGCTATGACGAGATCAAGAGCACAGCACACGAGAGAGGAGTTGTATCATAGTCAGAAAAACTCAAAGAAAATCAGTGGATGGACTTTTGATCATTAAGCACAGTTAATAATACAGAGTAAAATTAATGGTTAGTTTGGAGGACTAGATTTATGTTgacagaaaaacaaattttaatgtaattaactttaattaattttttaattttaatatattatttcactGTTTAATGGTATATTAGAAAATTGAAACTAAGTAAAATTAGGGTTGAAAACCATCGCATTATGCGATGTACCTtttaatagaagcgtaaaacgCGAGTTACTAATGGCGAGGCCCACGATGGCTAGTGACGAACAAAAAATTACGTTGGCTAATAAGTgttaagatgaaaaaataaacttttaaaattgatgcagtttttaatgtattttacatgcataaaaacgttttataaggtCTTATAACGTCTTTTTGTATCTTTTCGACTTAACAGTATTGGACTCAGAGAATTAAGTCAAATATAGGAAAATAATATCAACAAAGAGCCGATACTAGTTGatctttatcatttaatttttttttacatatttaaaatgccgTGTTTGTAATCTTTACGGAAACAGCTATAAAAATGCGAAAATATTATCGACATACAGTTGAAGAACGGCTATAACgtttttcgtatttttgtagtttttcaAAGGAAAAGAGACATTACACTGAATAAACGTTGAATATACGTTAAagacttttaataaatacattagtaTCTATTTATACATTACGGAAACGTGTATCCAAAcagtaaatattcattaaacgTGATTTTCTTGATAAACAACTctttatgcttttgaaaaataaaaacttagagAATTGAATCTTACTAGATGTGCGAGAGATGGTCTTGGATAAAATAATCATTGTAAAAGAGAAATCTTATGACGATGCTCATAAATCGGTGATTGTTTATGTGATATATCatgattatgttattattacaatacTATAGTcgatgcaaataaaatctgattttGTGATATAAAGGATCTTATTTTGCACACAAAATTTTAAGTTCTAATCGTTATCTTGTATGCGATATTACcttttagaaataaaagtatTCAAATGTCTtgtgaaatattgtaatagaaatgtttttaaaatgttgtgATATGATATGTTACAAtggaaatgtttttaaaatctattacattcaataaattttctaattaggTTTTCTAAAATTGGGCAAATTCTGCTTAGATACGTCAACCAAGTAGAAAATACTCAAgcagaaaatttgttttattgctTTCGTCAACTATCCGagcgaaaattttttaaatgcatccGTAATGTgtgctaacaataagtttatGTACAAACCTGTTGAGCAAGAATGTTACGCAATAACATTATTGTGTGACGTTCTTGATTAACAGGTTTATACATACTTCATTATATAAACTCATCACACGTGGCAAAtggatttagaaattttttgctagttattttcttatttatagaGGAGAAcggggtaatatggcacccatttttattttattgaataactttgtttataattaagatttcctattgaaacttgaacgattacattcatcaaagtgttgtttgacagattctagactcaaaataatgaaatatttagggcgtgatttataaaaatctaatgtactGCATAATTGGTAAAAGAAACAAAGTAATTGTAATATGActatacgtaaaaataattttgaaaaattagtttagtttgaaagaaacacagtaccttgttacaaaattatatacatttaatttgtttaaaatttttttacattttaaaactttataaataccattagaaatttcattagaagtattattttatccctgtttaacattaaacaacaagcacaAAATGAtctctctaatgtttctaattaCTACCCTCtagaatgataatcgatttattgaagaaatattttaatataaaaattttgcttaaaaaattaacaaaattccgtgttattgttttaactttgtataactcaaaatgtgtacagccgaataaaaagttaaataacaaaaaaacactcgagtgaatctacatttgtgtgataatatactcaagtttaagaataatgaaaaagtatgtgcaattaaaggttaaaagcgtaccttgaaaaaatttagaagtactcaaaagtaaaaatgccttataacaattgtcagttattatgtactggcatattagcatcattaaaaaaacggcgggctactaaatgaataagtctataagcaattgttagaatacgtcacctaataacggagataatagaaGTAACTATATTGTCGacaatagccataataccctcttttcctgtatataaataatgcattattttattaagtatttcagAAATCATCTTTGCATTTATTACGCtaatcaaattgcaaatgatAAATGTAGAAGATATTATTGTAATACTTTAAATGTAAAGTActtaaaaagaatgtttaaatTACGATCAGTAATCCTTTGAATAAGATTTAGATCTGGTATAAAAATCGGTCTCTATTAGTTATGACGTAATTTCAAAGATTTCAAATTCTTGAATAGGATTGATAATCGGTAATTACCTAAAATTAAAACATCGCCATGTGAAACAGCGGACTTTTTTCTGTAGGAAACGACGctaatttcattatattaattctACTTTTCCTCccaaaaaaattgagatataaatggataataataaactgcaaaCATTATTCCGTTTGCAAATACTTGAAGAATTGGATTAagattttacacaaaaatacttttataccTTTCAACCTCAGtaagtttcaaaattcaaaaaatttttcaataatggGCTTATTTTGACGTGGAATATCCTACGTTTTAGACACGATGTCCAATTTCTTACTTAATAATCTCTAGATTTCTCATAAAGACGATACCGGTCTCCACTTACCGTACACAGCACCTAACCGATCGGCCGTCTTTACAAAATGTTGGTTCGTCTTACCAATACAAACGCATCTCGTCGTGGCGGACTGTTCTCGCGGCTCGTCTTGACGGCAACGGTCCCAACAACAaagtgaattttgaattttttacaggGGATACGCAAGACTTCCTATCCCACGCAATGGTCTTCGTGGCGCCTTGCGATTGGGTCCTTGCGGCTCGCGTGAATCGCACTTTCGCTTTTCGATGCACAGCTTGAAGTATTTACATCGGTGCCCTCGGGCAGTCCACAAATTTTTTCCTGGATTTTCCGACGTTGGCCAAGTTAGCAAACTCTCCCTCAAGTCCACGACTAGAGCTGGAACCCATTCCTTTAGGCTCCAAGTGGGATTTCCCATGTTATGATAAGTGTGGAGTATCGACATCTTTTTGCTTCGATTCATATTCTCAGTTTTCTGTAACGTGCAGCAACCTTAGTGCTTCCCCACAAGAACATCCTACGTAATTTACCTTACGGATAGCTTTGTGCGTTAGGACTTAAGCAAAATGGTTGACTTGTAATCTTAGGACAAGTTTTATGACTTATGTCTTTGTCTTTAGTAGCGCACAATAACTCTCTTGTGTCTCAAGTCTTAAGTTACGAACAGAATCTCTTTTTAGTTAAGACTTGAGACACAAAACAGTTATTGTGTTttactaaagacaaagacttaagttataaaacttgtttaagattataagttAACCATTCTGCTTAGAGCTTAGTTTAAGTTTACTTATAAGTTCGGGCTTAAGTTTGTGGTTCGTACTTAACGTAACGTAATGTCTTACGGATATTCTCGTGCGGAAGCTTTTACTCGTGCCTACATTAAACAAGCGCAACACAGGTAATAAAATGAAGCGATGTCATCTACTTGTACCTGCTCTTCTCCTAGCTCGATGATCCTCAGGCGATAGTAAGTCCTCTTCCTCGAAATGATTCAACCGGGCGAGATGtttgaagaaaaagatttacgtacaaattctataattatgaTACCGTCAGAAAATGGGCCTTTACTTTATAAGTTagaaatcattataattattaaaaatttatttataatagttacaaaatttttatttgatgtttaTCTCTATGAGcgtttacaattatattatcgaTAATTATTTATGGAAAACGTTTTACttcgaaaaattatatgatattgttatattatattatgcacgtataacaaataaaaaagaatgcatcataaaattcataaaacattGGTACTAAATATTACGCCCAGTATTGGCGGTCCGGCGCGTGAACTTATCGATATTAGATTGACGATCGTCTATCGTCGTCTGTGACATCTGTCGTCGTCTTATTCTCGCTTTTCTAGGATGAACACGTTTCGTATTAAAGACCATTATTCCATAAAGTCtgtcttattattttttgtgcGCGCGAGTGCATCCAAAGGGCAGGTGTGCGTGAGAACGAATCGACTTGTCCGGTCATAATCGTATTAataacttgaaataaaattgtctatctttattatataaatgaaactTTGATATCCTATACTTCctttatatctatatacataaaagaaacgaaagacaactttttaatgtttaaattaattttacatgatttttagAACAAtgttagtaaaatatataatattatatttaaaaatttagaatgtatgtcatttatttatttatagtagcttaaagaaaattttactaagtatttgtaaattttataaagtacaTGGTGTAAAAATTTTACTGCAGAACATTTATCCACCTGTTtggtaatttttatatgtagtttataaattttttttttgtatatttcaaaaattgtttttgtcaCAGATATTTGCTAGATTGCCAAATAGTCCCAAGCTTTTCACCatacattgtaaaatttgtactgAATTTTGCGGTAAAATGTCACGAAAAATTTTCTCCGTGTATAATCTTCtcgtatatttttagtatttatgtaaatgttgTCCTAATCAGCAATTCCAGACCTTCTGTaatttcaaaagaaaagaaaagaaaaaaacactGAAACGATACTTCG encodes:
- the LOC105199507 gene encoding probable G-protein coupled receptor Mth-like 10 isoform X4 — its product is MSMIKFALLGLVLSLIRASSEWQLTKCCPPGQIYVNSFTNCKSVPLFAIDVYSHYWNITRELQGIPQCDESEDLVAMPLDDFESNTILEVPACLELFYIRGKQKPIKIICYCQSNKNQQVKAIDASFPQLLHTRKCCSGDTIFDSRTKTCLTRLNETQSLGAFLLNRSSDAESAVILTHGPPKCQGPIVNYEINENDIFLRNNTYSVMIPVSKNNVKEEPVTEDNACLEMTPEFAVKRRLIVRICRDMEFCDTNACIRKCCPEDEYIYEGCTLGTFSVPNEPGEFYNAFAYTVNQTNSFTFDTTKDYGVLIVYPCEKLYGLNDPNEWESNVLLTSNGHVVIRNDDDANNMHCFDVIRNSFDNSSSFALFVCSKYIRLDTYRSTDWWFAILIVKCLFFLMTLLVYAYLPNLQNIHGKTVICYVSTILLSTIFKFIIDWFDKVAAEQQEKKSCKAIAYIGYFFFRSTEFWLNVMCFDIWWTFRFIMNFKLFIVMGMQWMFYVVDYFHEKYLGYNRPWKIFFYISVVFYCLEGLLIFIIFVLKKSVYQAISKRIRNCKI
- the LOC105199507 gene encoding uncharacterized protein LOC105199507 isoform X3 — protein: MSMIKFALLGLVLSLIRASSEWQLTKCCPPGQIYVNSFTNCKSVPLFAIDVYSHYWNITRELQGIPQCDESEDLVAMPLDDFESNTILEVPACLELFYIRGKQKPIKIICYCQSNKNQQVKAIDASFPQLLHTRKCCSGDTIFDSRTKTCLTRLNETQSLGAFLLNRSSDAESAVILTHGPPKCQGPIVNYEINENDIFLRNNTYSVMIPVSKNNVKEEPVTEDNACLEMTPEFAVKRRLIVRICRDMEFCDTNACIRKCCPEDEYIYEGCTLGTFSVPNEPGEFYNAFAYTVNQTNSFTFDTTKDYGVLIVYPCEKLYGLNDPNEWESNVLLTSNGHVVIRNDDDANNMHCFDVIRNSFDNSSSFALFVCSKYIRLDTYRSTDWWFAILIVKCLFFLMTLLVYAYLPNLQNIHGKTVICYVSTILLSTIFKFIIDWFDKVAAEQQEKKSCKAIAYIGYFFFRSTEFWLNVMCFDIWWTFRTLREKRIIKDRNNRKRFLLYCLYAWGISFLMSIFIIVADNTDILTDYLELNIGDLSCDLTQSIGITTAISFSFMDRKRL